In Elaeis guineensis isolate ETL-2024a chromosome 1, EG11, whole genome shotgun sequence, a genomic segment contains:
- the LOC105039751 gene encoding protein RGF1 INDUCIBLE TRANSCRIPTION FACTOR 1 — MPGWLGGLVEESFFVGCGAHESRKKNEKNIFCLDCCTSICPHCAPSHPSHPLLQVRRYVYNDVVRLDDLEKLIDCSYVQPYTINSAKVVFLKPRPQSRPFKGSGNICLTCDRILQEPFHFCSLSCKVDHVVLQGEDLSSILFRFDESDFAFSHFENLRMDSSDLIEDDGQITPNSILEDPLQYKGCSGSSNSGRGSSGRVEDTEVPKRKKGGGFFPQIVLSLSNRRKGAPHRSPLS; from the exons ATGCCGGGGTGGCTGGGTGGGCTGGTGGAGGAGAGCTTCTTTGTGGGGTGTGGGGCCCATGAGAGCAGGAAGAAGAACGAGAAGAACATCTTCTGCCTCGACTGCTGCACCAGCATCTGCCCCCACTGCGCACCCTCCCACCCTTCCCACCCACTCCTCCAG gtGAGGCGGTATGTGTACAATGATGTGGTTCGATTGGATGATCTGGAGAAGCTCATCGACTGCTCCTATGTCCAG CCCTACACTATAAACAGTGCCAAAGTGGTATTCCTGAAGCCAAGGCCTCAATCCAGGCCTTTCAAGGGCTCTGGAAACATTTGCCTGACCTGTGACAGAATCCTTCAAGAGCCCTTCCACTTTTGCTCCCTCTCCTGCAAG GTGGATCATGTGGTCTTGCAAGGCGAGGATCTATCGAGCATTCTGTTCAGGTTCGACGAGTCGGACTTTGCGTTCTCACACTTTGAGAATCTCCGGATGGATAGCTCCGATCTCATCGAGGACGACGGCCAGATCACCCCGAATTCGATCCTGGAAGACCCATTGCAGTACAAGGGCTGCTCCGGCTCCAGCAACAGCGGCAGGGGCAGCTCGGGAAGGGTCGAGGACACTGAGGTGCCGAAGAGGAAGAAGGGTGGTGGCTTCTTCCCTCAGATAGTCCTTTCCTTGAGCAATAGGAGGAAGGGAGCTCCTCATAGATCTCCTCTCTCCTGA